The Bacteroidota bacterium genome includes the window GTCGTAATGTACGGTACTGATACTCATTAGTGATGAAAGTGATGATAATTATAGCGAGAATAATTTTAAAAAATGCGGCTATATAAGTTATGTTTTGCCAAATGTTAGGGAAATCAAATACGCCTATATCACCAAAGTTCATATTTATACTTTCAATGTCTACTCCAACACTCCCAATGATCCATGCAAAGCCGGCCAGTGCCAGAAAGTAAAAAAATGTGAATATAAAAAAGGCGTTATTTGTTTTAAGTTTTCTGTATTCTATACTTAATAATCGTAGCATGCTTATTTACCGTTAGTGATTTCTAAAAATTTGTCTTCGAGGCTCTGTGTTTTTATTACCAGATGAGAAGGGAAAATATTATTTTCGAATAAATATTTGTTCATTTCTTCGCCCGAAACATTTTCTATTATTTCTGCTGTTACCTGACCACCTTTTATTTCAATAGTTCCAAGTTTTGGATGTTTTGATAGAATTTCCTGTAGTTCAGAGAGGTTTTCTGATTTTACTTCTATGAATCCGTTATTTTTGTTTACCGATTTTATATCACCCGAAAACAGAATTTTACCTTCTTTCAATACCACTACATGCGAACAGACTTTTTCAACTTCATCCAGCAGGTGAGAGGCAAGTAATATTGTGGTTCCCTGTTCCGCAATTTCTGTAATTAAGTTTCTTATTTCGGCAATTCCCTGTGGATCTAAACCGTTTGTCGGCTCGTCCAAAACAAGTACTTCAGGGTTGTTTAGAAGAGCTGAGGCTATAGCCAGACGCTGTTTCATCCCCAGTGAGTATGTTTGAAACTTATCGTTTTTTCTTTCGTACAGGTTTACAAGTCGAAGTTTTTCTTCAATTAAGTCGTAACTGACCTCTTTTATATCGGCAACCAGTTT containing:
- a CDS encoding ATP-binding cassette domain-containing protein, producing the protein METVLSIKELSKKYGSKYAINNVSFEIKKGNVYGLLGPNGSGKTTTLGIILGIINRTEGEYFWFSQQPSHKHLKRIGALLENPNFYPYMTGEENLKLVADIKEVSYDLIEEKLRLVNLYERKNDKFQTYSLGMKQRLAIASALLNNPEVLVLDEPTNGLDPQGIAEIRNLITEIAEQGTTILLASHLLDEVEKVCSHVVVLKEGKILFSGDIKSVNKNNGFIEVKSENLSELQEILSKHPKLGTIEIKGGQVTAEIIENVSGEEMNKYLFENNIFPSHLVIKTQSLEDKFLEITNGK